AATAGACACACAATTAGAGAAATCAGGGTTAGATTACAATGATCTTTCTAAGGCCATGTTTGGCAAAAATAATCCAGCTTATAGTAATTTAGCATTTGGTAAAACCATAAAAGTAGTTATCATAGTTTataaagtagcttataagctagcttattGATAAACTAGTTTTAGATAGCTTattgataaaacattgttttttttagcTAGTTTGCCAAACAGCACCTAAGTGTTACTAAGTCGAATATCTATATAGCGTTCCAAGTTAAGGGTACTTTGGTAATTGTTACTAAGTAGAAAATCTATATAGCAAAGACTGGAATAGATTATGTCTTCCGCCGCTTGCCATATcaattaaattggtaaataatACCGAGTATTGTGAATTTACTATATTGCCCTCTTTGTAAGATTTCATTGATTCAACCTGATCTGTGTAGGTCTATAAAATGCATCTATTTAATAGGAGGATTTCAAGTCAAAGTGTGAAACCCTAAGaaccctaaaagccctaaatctgaGAGATAGGCTGCAAATCCTAATAGAGGAGGTCGAAGGTTAGAAGGTGAATGTCCTCATTTTATATCTATTCTATTGATTTATCTATCGATCACTTATTTTCTACTTATTGATGAATGTTTTTCTTATGAAGCCTTAAAAACTAGGTATTGTAGTTGTAAATCATTTGCATTCCGTTACAAACATAAATCTAGTCAATTTAAGATACTTTCTATTCACAAAATTTTTGAATTGATGGCGAAATCAAGAAGCGATTCACCTTTAttaaatctaaggtttaattggGTTTGTTCGCATGACATTTTTTACTTCAAGTTGTTACAATTTCCAAATGATTTAATTAGTAATGTGAGATCCCAAAAAATCTTCTATTTTAGATCGAAAAATCGAATCAATAGTTGCAAATTTGGAGAAATAGATCATTTCCCTAAATTTGAATTTGACTGTAGTTCAATTGATTGACTTGTTTCACTTGTCGTAGGTTCCGCTTCATTCGGATATCAGATTGATGGCACACGAGATCAATGTAAGTCAGGTTGTTTACTATTGACCATCGTTTTTAGTTCAACTCTTTTTTGTCAGTTGTTTACATTTTGGATAATGTTTATGGTTTACATTTAGGTTCAACTTCCGGTACAATTTGGAGACTTTTATATACTCTCATTTGGGAAAATCATTGCAAGCCCATTATACTACGGTGCCAATTATATTTGGCCAATTGGGTATAAATCCTGTTGGCATGAAAAGCTTACCGGCTCACTTTTTACATGTGAGGTGTCGAATAACGGTCATGGTGGACCCCTTTTCAAAATCACAAGGTTGAGTTGTTCAGAATTACCTCTTCAATATGGTCAAACTATCCTATGTCGAGCAGACCTTGAGGAGCATGACAATGTTGTGACTGAGCTGACCGAGATAGATCAGGACATTGGTGATGAGAAAGTGTATGAAGATATAATCGGTGACCAATATTTTGAAGGGTCATCACTATCTTCAACATGGGAGTTATTACTGAAAATGATTGTTGATGGTCACGAAGAAATTATCAACTGGAACGGTGGCCTACAGTGTTACTGTAGGCATGCGGAAGATTTAAGCTTCTTGTCATCTGTTCATTTTGCGCAGAAGGTTAGCATAGATCTGGAGAACTTTTTACATTCGCAACAATGTGTCAGTGTGCCGACTGTCGTTCATGGTGACAAGGAGACTCGTGAGTTTTCAAAATTATTGATAAATTGGTTGAGAGGGTATCGATTCGGATTAGACATTGAGTTTGTTCAAGAATTTATAGAACAACTCCCAGGAGTAGAAGCCTGTTCAGGATATATATTATGCAAAGATCGTTTACGTGATTCATCTTCAAcaatttcaaataaaaaaattaaaataaaggaCGTGGAGCCTTTTCCTGTTGGGAGTCTCATTTCCTCAAGGCTGTCTTCTAATGCAACAGGCGACCTTCTTCAGGTATGCATTATTCGTAGAAGGGTATTCTTGTCTTTTCATAACATGCTCTGATCTTTCTTCTTTTCTACACAGGTATATGAGTTCTTATGCCGTTTTAAAGAAGTTCTCGAAGTGGAAGAAGATTTTTTATCGTATAAAGATCTTGAAAATGAGCTTCATCTTACCTCATGGCCTGTTACATATGGATATGGGGCAGGGGCATTTCTGGAAACAGTGGAAATGAATTGTGTTAAACATAAGGTTGACAAGTTGACTACTGTCCACATGGCACTGCTACCTTGGCTAGTGAGCAAGCTCCTGCGAAAAATAACTAAGGCCTTTAAAGTAACCGGTGATGCTAAAGATACAGAGAAGGACAAGGATAAAAAAGTAAATTTAGAAATGTTTCCGATTAATCCGCTGACGTGGCCAGAAGTGGCTAGAAGATATATCTTGGCTTGCTTGTTAACGGGATCTAAGAAAACTGCTGTTGGTAGTAAGACGAAGCTCATTCGCTGTCTGCAAGGTGATGATGCTATTTTCTCTGGATCGCCAGCTGGCGTTGCTGGCTCTGATGTGGACGCACAGGtgaatttattattaatatataattcaCATCGTGCAATAAATCTTATAGTAAATTACATTTTGGTCCCCGAGTCTGCAGTTTTGGttccaattattattatttttttttggcaATATCGGTTCTCATTTGAGGTTTTTGTAACATTTTTGCCTTTTTTTGCAGTTGCTTGGAAGAGCTGTAGAGAAAGTGTTTGGCAAACGGAAAAGAGAAAGGAGTATTTTTCCTTCAGGGACTAAAGTCGACAATTTGGAAAACTACAGGTTGGAAACAGATTTTAGTATTCCAGAGTGGGCGAAAGTGCTTGATCCGGTAAGAAAGCTGCCTACAAATGTGGGGTCCCGAATTCGGAATTGTGTGCATGAGTCTTTAAAGAAAAACCCACCTGAATGGGCAAAGAAGCTTCTAGAAGCTTCCATTTCAAAAGACGTGTACAAGGGCAATGCATCTGGGCCCACTAAGAGAGCCGTAATCGATGTTTTACAAAGAGTATCAGATGGCCCGCAAACAGCATCGCCACCTGGCATGGGAATTGAAGACATCAAAACCTCCAAGATGTTGTCAAATACAGTGATGAAAAAGTGTCGTGTGGTATTACGCCAGGTGGCAGAAGCTTATGATAAGAAGGAAAAGGTTCTTGTTGATAAAAAGAAAAAGGTTCTTTTTGATCTTGTTGGAAGGGACTTAAATTgtaatgataattatttaaaaattgtttttggaTCTGTGTCGATGCGTCCTATTGATTTAAGAACCATTGATTTGAGATTGTTTCATGGGGCATATGGTGCTTCACATGAAGCATTTCTTGAGGATGTTAAGGAGGTTAGATATTTtctttaaccttttttttttgcTTCGTTTTTAAGGTTTTATTGTTTTATGGAttcattttttaatgttttttgatTTGCAGGTGTGGATTAACTTACGCCGGAAATTTAAATTGGTGGATAAAATGTCATGTGATTTTAAATTGCGATATGAAAAGGAGGTTTGTTTCTTATTATCGCAATGTACTTTTCATATAtatgttattgttattattattacagTACAATGTTGTACTTTCAGATTATTCCTCACAGTCCAAATGCTATCACCAAACTTTTTTTTGCCACTTCAGCACTATATTACACATTTATGGACGAGGGCATGGCATAAAAACCTGTTAACTTATGTATACAACATTGTAATAAGgctaaaattaacataaagtaaGATTTCTTAAGGTGATTTTATTAATGCAGGTAGGGACTCTGTTTAGGAGATTTTATGAAGATAACATGAACAGAAAACCTATTGAGGAAATAGAGaaggagcttgaagagattctaaCTTCAACTGAAATACCCAAAGCACCCTGGGAAACAGGAATCTGCAATGTATGTGGGATTAATAAAGATGATGGAAAAGTACTTATTTGTGATAGGTGTGAAGCATACTATCACACATACTGTTTGACTCCCCCTC
The genomic region above belongs to Lactuca sativa cultivar Salinas chromosome 4, Lsat_Salinas_v11, whole genome shotgun sequence and contains:
- the LOC111914060 gene encoding methyl-CpG-binding domain-containing protein 9-like isoform X1 — translated: MGKNVMKKLTVPLHSDIRLMAHEINVSQVQLPVQFGDFYILSFGKIIASPLYYGANYIWPIGYKSCWHEKLTGSLFTCEVSNNGHGGPLFKITRLSCSELPLQYGQTILCRADLEEHDNVVTELTEIDQDIGDEKVYEDIIGDQYFEGSSLSSTWELLLKMIVDGHEEIINWNGGLQCYCRHAEDLSFLSSVHFAQKVSIDLENFLHSQQCVSVPTVVHGDKETREFSKLLINWLRGYRFGLDIEFVQEFIEQLPGVEACSGYILCKDRLRDSSSTISNKKIKIKDVEPFPVGSLISSRLSSNATGDLLQVYEFLCRFKEVLEVEEDFLSYKDLENELHLTSWPVTYGYGAGAFLETVEMNCVKHKVDKLTTVHMALLPWLVSKLLRKITKAFKVTGDAKDTEKDKDKKVNLEMFPINPLTWPEVARRYILACLLTGSKKTAVGSKTKLIRCLQGDDAIFSGSPAGVAGSDVDAQLLGRAVEKVFGKRKRERSIFPSGTKVDNLENYRLETDFSIPEWAKVLDPVRKLPTNVGSRIRNCVHESLKKNPPEWAKKLLEASISKDVYKGNASGPTKRAVIDVLQRVSDGPQTASPPGMGIEDIKTSKMLSNTVMKKCRVVLRQVAEAYDKKEKVLVDKKKKVLFDLVGRDLNCNDNYLKIVFGSVSMRPIDLRTIDLRLFHGAYGASHEAFLEDVKEVWINLRRKFKLVDKMSCDFKLRYEKEVGTLFRRFYEDNMNRKPIEEIEKELEEILTSTEIPKAPWETGICNVCGINKDDGKVLICDRCEAYYHTYCLTPPLSQIPKGNWFCPICVPPQQDNEAGLENILQFVDKNCEENIKLLDIATALKEKEYWELDADKKTFLLKFLCDELLKTSLIRTNVKEPVVNVMQQKHSLNETSTNLKEPDVNHEELSLRNEFLGIDSDNRFYWVFQNTNTSTHHGIVVNDTGMCDSDSRAWCLFQSDEQIKSLINYLKRNDPSRRELRNSISKWQKSITKHGQQTGANFVKGETVFSHNNGLATKASELLEAKYNTDPDSVKKPRRKNMAKWHRCECLEPVLPCRYHCVKCHETFFTNVEFEQHKKNKCDCGVDLGLLNRPGPGRLSLGCDPLRWLKMNLLDMEAALPDEAKRGSRASSELRSEWCAFVKSANTVYEMVEATMVLETMIKTDYINNTWWWYWSSMAAAAKTSTISALALRIYTLDAAIDYQKTNTTTAATSSSQKLSKKRKHPDDKPNE
- the LOC111914060 gene encoding methyl-CpG-binding domain-containing protein 9-like isoform X2; this encodes MGKNVMKKLTVPLHSDIRLMAHEINVQLPVQFGDFYILSFGKIIASPLYYGANYIWPIGYKSCWHEKLTGSLFTCEVSNNGHGGPLFKITRLSCSELPLQYGQTILCRADLEEHDNVVTELTEIDQDIGDEKVYEDIIGDQYFEGSSLSSTWELLLKMIVDGHEEIINWNGGLQCYCRHAEDLSFLSSVHFAQKVSIDLENFLHSQQCVSVPTVVHGDKETREFSKLLINWLRGYRFGLDIEFVQEFIEQLPGVEACSGYILCKDRLRDSSSTISNKKIKIKDVEPFPVGSLISSRLSSNATGDLLQVYEFLCRFKEVLEVEEDFLSYKDLENELHLTSWPVTYGYGAGAFLETVEMNCVKHKVDKLTTVHMALLPWLVSKLLRKITKAFKVTGDAKDTEKDKDKKVNLEMFPINPLTWPEVARRYILACLLTGSKKTAVGSKTKLIRCLQGDDAIFSGSPAGVAGSDVDAQLLGRAVEKVFGKRKRERSIFPSGTKVDNLENYRLETDFSIPEWAKVLDPVRKLPTNVGSRIRNCVHESLKKNPPEWAKKLLEASISKDVYKGNASGPTKRAVIDVLQRVSDGPQTASPPGMGIEDIKTSKMLSNTVMKKCRVVLRQVAEAYDKKEKVLVDKKKKVLFDLVGRDLNCNDNYLKIVFGSVSMRPIDLRTIDLRLFHGAYGASHEAFLEDVKEVWINLRRKFKLVDKMSCDFKLRYEKEVGTLFRRFYEDNMNRKPIEEIEKELEEILTSTEIPKAPWETGICNVCGINKDDGKVLICDRCEAYYHTYCLTPPLSQIPKGNWFCPICVPPQQDNEAGLENILQFVDKNCEENIKLLDIATALKEKEYWELDADKKTFLLKFLCDELLKTSLIRTNVKEPVVNVMQQKHSLNETSTNLKEPDVNHEELSLRNEFLGIDSDNRFYWVFQNTNTSTHHGIVVNDTGMCDSDSRAWCLFQSDEQIKSLINYLKRNDPSRRELRNSISKWQKSITKHGQQTGANFVKGETVFSHNNGLATKASELLEAKYNTDPDSVKKPRRKNMAKWHRCECLEPVLPCRYHCVKCHETFFTNVEFEQHKKNKCDCGVDLGLLNRPGPGRLSLGCDPLRWLKMNLLDMEAALPDEAKRGSRASSELRSEWCAFVKSANTVYEMVEATMVLETMIKTDYINNTWWWYWSSMAAAAKTSTISALALRIYTLDAAIDYQKTNTTTAATSSSQKLSKKRKHPDDKPNE
- the LOC111914060 gene encoding methyl-CpG-binding domain-containing protein 9-like isoform X3, which codes for MAHEINVSQVQLPVQFGDFYILSFGKIIASPLYYGANYIWPIGYKSCWHEKLTGSLFTCEVSNNGHGGPLFKITRLSCSELPLQYGQTILCRADLEEHDNVVTELTEIDQDIGDEKVYEDIIGDQYFEGSSLSSTWELLLKMIVDGHEEIINWNGGLQCYCRHAEDLSFLSSVHFAQKVSIDLENFLHSQQCVSVPTVVHGDKETREFSKLLINWLRGYRFGLDIEFVQEFIEQLPGVEACSGYILCKDRLRDSSSTISNKKIKIKDVEPFPVGSLISSRLSSNATGDLLQVYEFLCRFKEVLEVEEDFLSYKDLENELHLTSWPVTYGYGAGAFLETVEMNCVKHKVDKLTTVHMALLPWLVSKLLRKITKAFKVTGDAKDTEKDKDKKVNLEMFPINPLTWPEVARRYILACLLTGSKKTAVGSKTKLIRCLQGDDAIFSGSPAGVAGSDVDAQLLGRAVEKVFGKRKRERSIFPSGTKVDNLENYRLETDFSIPEWAKVLDPVRKLPTNVGSRIRNCVHESLKKNPPEWAKKLLEASISKDVYKGNASGPTKRAVIDVLQRVSDGPQTASPPGMGIEDIKTSKMLSNTVMKKCRVVLRQVAEAYDKKEKVLVDKKKKVLFDLVGRDLNCNDNYLKIVFGSVSMRPIDLRTIDLRLFHGAYGASHEAFLEDVKEVWINLRRKFKLVDKMSCDFKLRYEKEVGTLFRRFYEDNMNRKPIEEIEKELEEILTSTEIPKAPWETGICNVCGINKDDGKVLICDRCEAYYHTYCLTPPLSQIPKGNWFCPICVPPQQDNEAGLENILQFVDKNCEENIKLLDIATALKEKEYWELDADKKTFLLKFLCDELLKTSLIRTNVKEPVVNVMQQKHSLNETSTNLKEPDVNHEELSLRNEFLGIDSDNRFYWVFQNTNTSTHHGIVVNDTGMCDSDSRAWCLFQSDEQIKSLINYLKRNDPSRRELRNSISKWQKSITKHGQQTGANFVKGETVFSHNNGLATKASELLEAKYNTDPDSVKKPRRKNMAKWHRCECLEPVLPCRYHCVKCHETFFTNVEFEQHKKNKCDCGVDLGLLNRPGPGRLSLGCDPLRWLKMNLLDMEAALPDEAKRGSRASSELRSEWCAFVKSANTVYEMVEATMVLETMIKTDYINNTWWWYWSSMAAAAKTSTISALALRIYTLDAAIDYQKTNTTTAATSSSQKLSKKRKHPDDKPNE
- the LOC111914060 gene encoding methyl-CpG-binding domain-containing protein 9-like isoform X4 gives rise to the protein MAHEINVQLPVQFGDFYILSFGKIIASPLYYGANYIWPIGYKSCWHEKLTGSLFTCEVSNNGHGGPLFKITRLSCSELPLQYGQTILCRADLEEHDNVVTELTEIDQDIGDEKVYEDIIGDQYFEGSSLSSTWELLLKMIVDGHEEIINWNGGLQCYCRHAEDLSFLSSVHFAQKVSIDLENFLHSQQCVSVPTVVHGDKETREFSKLLINWLRGYRFGLDIEFVQEFIEQLPGVEACSGYILCKDRLRDSSSTISNKKIKIKDVEPFPVGSLISSRLSSNATGDLLQVYEFLCRFKEVLEVEEDFLSYKDLENELHLTSWPVTYGYGAGAFLETVEMNCVKHKVDKLTTVHMALLPWLVSKLLRKITKAFKVTGDAKDTEKDKDKKVNLEMFPINPLTWPEVARRYILACLLTGSKKTAVGSKTKLIRCLQGDDAIFSGSPAGVAGSDVDAQLLGRAVEKVFGKRKRERSIFPSGTKVDNLENYRLETDFSIPEWAKVLDPVRKLPTNVGSRIRNCVHESLKKNPPEWAKKLLEASISKDVYKGNASGPTKRAVIDVLQRVSDGPQTASPPGMGIEDIKTSKMLSNTVMKKCRVVLRQVAEAYDKKEKVLVDKKKKVLFDLVGRDLNCNDNYLKIVFGSVSMRPIDLRTIDLRLFHGAYGASHEAFLEDVKEVWINLRRKFKLVDKMSCDFKLRYEKEVGTLFRRFYEDNMNRKPIEEIEKELEEILTSTEIPKAPWETGICNVCGINKDDGKVLICDRCEAYYHTYCLTPPLSQIPKGNWFCPICVPPQQDNEAGLENILQFVDKNCEENIKLLDIATALKEKEYWELDADKKTFLLKFLCDELLKTSLIRTNVKEPVVNVMQQKHSLNETSTNLKEPDVNHEELSLRNEFLGIDSDNRFYWVFQNTNTSTHHGIVVNDTGMCDSDSRAWCLFQSDEQIKSLINYLKRNDPSRRELRNSISKWQKSITKHGQQTGANFVKGETVFSHNNGLATKASELLEAKYNTDPDSVKKPRRKNMAKWHRCECLEPVLPCRYHCVKCHETFFTNVEFEQHKKNKCDCGVDLGLLNRPGPGRLSLGCDPLRWLKMNLLDMEAALPDEAKRGSRASSELRSEWCAFVKSANTVYEMVEATMVLETMIKTDYINNTWWWYWSSMAAAAKTSTISALALRIYTLDAAIDYQKTNTTTAATSSSQKLSKKRKHPDDKPNE